The DNA region AAGCTCGATGCACGATCTAATCAATCCTTTCATGTAAGTATCTAAACTGTGGTTCAATATGTTGGCAGAATCCACTGAAACCCCTTCAAGACCCTGTACGAGAGCAATCTGCTCCATCTGTTCCCTTAATGTTAGACTGTCCAACAAAGAACCATTGTTATATGAGCCAAGACATCTACTGCTACTCGATAGAGGCAGAGCTCTGTGTGCTCCACCAACGCTAACAGGACATAACTGAACCCCAAGGGGAGCTCGAAGTGGACTCCTAGCTGAAGCCTCTTTCCCATCATCACTGACGACCAACTCAGTTTGATCTTTGCTACATGAAGGAGCTGAAACATCCAGAGATCTCCTAACGATGGACATTTTAGCAGCATTTGGGGCAAAGATCTCGTTTTCGCTCCCTGATTGCTTCCGTAGACTTCTCATATCAGGTGGATTCAAATCTCCATTCTCCAACACGGCACCAAAGTCACTTGACAGAGTAGCAGCAGGAAGCTGAGTAGCAAAACTAGCCTTCCCATTAGGTCCAAGTGCACTACGACGGTCACCAGCTTTCAGGTCACGGATATTTGTCCTGACCTTTCGAGGCGAGAGAGGTAGCAGCATGTCACCACCTCCATTTGATAAACAGGGTGAACCAGAAGCCTGAGCTATATTGGCGTGGGACCCGTTTTGCAGGAGACTGTCACTGGGCATATCCTTGCCGGCAAGGTGCACACCATGTCTCAAAACATCATCCTTCTGATTGGCCGGAGGTGGTGTCTTTGCACTACAAGCATTTCTCAGTATCGAACGAATCAACTGATTGTGAAGTGGAATATTCTCCCGGCCAATAATTCTAAGACACAGCTTATTGAACTCAACCTTACTCAATTTCAAACTCAAGAACATATGAAGGAAATAAAAGTATTGCTTTGCCCCCTCTGGCCCAAGTTTCTTCACTAACTGAGCTTTCAATTCAGCAAGATTGATCCGCGAATAGTGATGTGGTGGTTGCAT from Salvia splendens isolate huo1 chromosome 9, SspV2, whole genome shotgun sequence includes:
- the LOC121748145 gene encoding uncharacterized protein LOC121748145; the encoded protein is MQPPHHYSRINLAELKAQLVKKLGPEGAKQYFYFLHMFLSLKLSKVEFNKLCLRIIGRENIPLHNQLIRSILRNACSAKTPPPANQKDDVLRHGVHLAGKDMPSDSLLQNGSHANIAQASGSPCLSNGGGDMLLPLSPRKVRTNIRDLKAGDRRSALGPNGKASFATQLPAATLSSDFGAVLENGDLNPPDMRSLRKQSGSENEIFAPNAAKMSIVRRSLDVSAPSCSKDQTELVVSDDGKEASARSPLRAPLGVQLCPVSVGGAHRALPLSSSSRCLGSYNNGSLLDSLTLREQMEQIALVQGLEGVSVDSANILNHSLDTYMKGLIRSCIELVRPRSGHESTKNKTNKHPSYMKLINGVKPGHEFLMQHSGKTMEVQEQRSQSPISLQDFRVAMELNPQKLGEDWPMLLEKICTHAFEE